GGGATCATCGGCAGCGTGGGGTCCCAGGCGCCGTCCCACTGGCGTCCGGCCGACGGTGCCGCGCCGCCGGGCGCTCCCGTCTCCCACCGATCGCCCGACCCCGCGGACCCTTGCCGGGCGGCGGCCTCGCGCTTGGCGGCCTCGAGCTTGGCCTGCGCCTGGTTCCGCTCGGCGGCCAGCCGCATCATGTCCTCGCGCTGCTCGTCGAACTTCTGCCGGGAATTGATCAGCGCCGCCACGGCGGCGTCCTGGCTGGACTTGGCGCCGGCGGCGGCCTTGTCGGCGTTCTGCTTGGCCAGCCGCGCGGCCGATTCCTTGTTCAGCTGCTCGGTGCGGGCCTGCTGCAGCTTGGCCATCACGGTCTGCGAACTGGCGGTCAGGTTCTTGGCGGCGGCCTCGGTGGCGATGATGTCGTCGGGGCTGCTGGCCGTCAGGTAGCTGCTCGACGGTCCGTTCATATAGGCGGCGGCGGCGAAGGTGTTGAAGCGCTGCTGGGCCCCGGCGATCGCGGCGTTGGCGTCCTTGACCGCCTGTTGGCTGGTCTCCAGGTCGTGTTGGGCGGTGGCCACGTTGTCCCGGGCGGTCTCGACGTCGACGAGGGCCTTGTTGACGCTTTCCTGCTCGGTCTGAATTTCCGCACTCAGGTTCTGCAGGCGCTGGTTGGCCTTGGCGACGTTCGCGATCAGCGCGGCCAGACTGTCGGCGCCGGGGTCGCCCTGCGCCAGTCCCGGGGTGCACACCAAGAGGGCCAGGCTCAACACCGATGGCACGACGGGCCGCACGAGTCTTGCGGCCGGTCGCGCGGAAGACCCCCAGCGTGTGCGTCTCATTCGACTAGGTCTCCTACGGCTCGACGCGACGGGTGGCGCCGGCCACAGCATTCTCGTAAGGCGCCAAAGACAACACCAGCATCATTTGCACCGTACGTCACATGGGTGGGCGTGCAAACGCTCCACCGAAATCGCACTCTCTACGTGCGTTTAATGTGACCGAACGGTGACCTGGCCCGTTTGCCGAATTTGCGGCGAGGCGTCAGGCCCCGGTGTTGGCCTCGGCATCCTGAGGCGTCGCGGTGTCCTCCGAGGTTGCTGGGCGCGTGCCGCGCGTCTGCAGCAGTCGGGTGCCCACGGCCGCGGCGAGGACCGCGATCAACAGGAAGATCGTCAGGCCGGTCCAGGGAAACTCGGGCGTGTCGAGCTCGTGCAGGAAATGCTGCGCCGAGACGACCGGGTTGCCCGTCTTGGCGATGTCCTCGCCGGCCTCGAGGGTGACGCGCGGGAACTGCGTGCTGTAGCTGCCGACGTAACTCGGGCTCAGCGTCAGCACCGTGGCGTCGTGGTAATCGGCGCCGACCACCGTCGAGATGTCGCGCAGCGGGGTGTCGTTCGGGGGGTTGTGGTCGAGCAGCACGATCTTGAGGTTGATGCCGTCGGCGTGCGCCTGGTTGACCACCTCGAGCAGTCCGGGCATGGCCGCCGGCGGCGCGCTGACTCCGGTGGCGGCGACCTGGGTCTTGATCATCGTCATGTCGACGTCCACCGGAATGTAGGTGGGGAGGACCGGAACCGTTTGCGGCAGCGGTCCGATGAAATCTTGCCCGGTCATCTGCGCCTCCTGCGTAGTGCTAGAGGCACCGTACGCGACGCCGCGGCGGCGCAGCGCGCCCGTCGGCGGTCGCCTCGCGTTCTGCGCCGACGAGATTGGGGCGCACGCGGAGGTTTAAACCGGTGGCCGCCGCGATAAGACTGCAATCAGGACTGCCGTCGTAATGCAGGACAAGCGTACTGTTAAAGTTGGCAGCGATCCGCCGACACCAGCCCGTCGCCGGGAGAACTAAATCCTTGGGAGTTGAAGTGACTGATTCTGTGAACTCATTCGGAGCCCGCAACACCCTCGAGGTCGGCGACAAGAGTTACCAGATCTATCGCCTCGACGCCGTCCCCAATACCGAGAAGCTCCCCTACAGCCTCAAAGTGCTGGCCGAGAACCTGCTGCGCAACGAGGACGGCAGCAACATCACCAAGGACCACATCGAGGCCATCGCGAACTGGGATCCCAAGGCGGAGCCCAGCATTGAGATCCAGTACACCCCCGCCCGCGTCGTGATGCAGGACTTCACCGGCGTGCCGTGCATCGTCGACCTGGCCACCATGCGCGAGGCGATCGGCGAGCTCGGCGGCGACGCGGAGAAGGTCAACCCGCTCGCCCCGGCCGATCTGGTGATCGACCACTCCGTGATCGCCGACCTGTTCGGCACCGCCGACTCGTTCGAGCGCAACGTCGAGATCGAGTACCAGCGCAACGGCGAGCGTTACCAGTTCCTGCGCTGGGGGCAGGGCGCATTCCAGGACTTCAAGGTGGTGCCCCCCGGCACCGGCATCGTGCACCAGGTCAATATCGAATACCTGGCCAGCGTCGTGATGGAGCGGGACGGGGTGGCCTACCCCGACACCTGCGTGGGGACCGACTCGCACACCACGATGGTCAACGGCCTCGGCGTGCTCGGCTGGGGCGTGGGCGGTATCGAGGCCGAGGCCGCGATGCTCGGCCAGCCCGTGTCGATGCTGATCCCCCGCGTGGTCGGCTTCAAGCTGACCGGCGAGATCCAGGCCGGCGTGACGGCGACCGATGTGGTGCTGACCGTGACCGAGATGCTGCGCAAGCACGGAGTGGTCGGCAAGTTCGTCGAGTTCTACGGCGAGGGCGTGGCCGAGGTGCCGCTGGCCAACCGCGCCACCTTGGGCAACATGAGCCCCGAATTCGGTTCCACCGCAGCCATTTTCCCTGTCGACGAGGAGACCATCTCCTACCTGCGCTTCACCGGGCGCAAGGAAGAACAGCTGGCGCTGGTCGAGGCCTACGCCAAGGAACAGGGCATGTGGCACGACCCGAAGCACGAGCCCGAGTACTCCGAATACATCGAGCTCGACCTGTCCGACGTCGTGCCGTCGATCGCCGGGCCCAAGCGCCCGCAGGACCGAATCGTGTTGTCGGAAGCCAAGTCCACGTTCCGGGAGCAGATCCCCAACTACGTCGGCGACCAGGACGGCCAGCAGGGCTACTCGAAGCTGGACGAGGTGGTCGAGGAGACGTTCCCGGCCAGTGACCCGGGATCCCCGACGAACGGCCACGCCGACGACGTGCCCGAGGCGCAGTCGGCCGCCGCGCACGCCAACGGGCGCCCGAGCAACCCGGTGACGGTCAAATCCGACGAGCTCGGCGAGTTCGTGCTCGACCACGGCGCGGTCGTCATCGCCGCGGTCACGTCGTGCACCAACACCTCCAACCCCGAGGTGATGTTGGGCGCCGCGCTGCTGGCGCGCAACGCCGTCGAGAAGGGGCTGGCGTCCAAGCCGTGGGTCAAGACCACCATGGCGCCGGGCTCGCAGGTGGTCAACGACTACTACGACAAGGCCGGCCTGTGGCCGTATCTGGAGAAGCTCGGCTTCTATCTGGTCGGCTACGGATGCACCACCTGCATCGGTAACTCCGGCCCGCTGCCCGAGGAAATCTCGAAGGCCATCAACGACAACGACCTTTCGGTGTCCGCGGTCCTCTCGGGTAACCGCAACTTCGAGGGCCGCATCAACCCGGACGTGAAGATGAACTACCTGGCGTCGCCGCCGCTGGTGGTGGCCTACGCGCTGGCCGGCACCATGGACTTCGACTTCGACGAGGAGCCCCTGGGCCAGGACAAGGAAGGCAATGACGTCTTCCTCAAAGACATCTGGCCGTCGCAGCAGGACGTCTCCGACACCATCGCCTCGGCGATCAACTCCGAGATGTTCACCAAGAACTACGCCGACGTGTTCAAGGGCGACGAGCGCTGGCGCAACCTGCCCACCCCGAGCGGCAACACCTTTGAGTGGGACTCGGATTCGACGTACGTGCGTAAGCCCCCGTACTTCGAGGGCATGCCCGCCGAGCCCGAGCCGGTCGCCGACATCACCGGCGCGCGTGTCCTGGCGCTGCTGGGCGATTCGGTGACCACCGACCACATCTCGCCCGCCAGCAGCATCAAGCCGGGCACCCCGGCGGCGCAGTACCTCGACGAGCACGGCGTGGAGCGCAAGGACTACAACTCCTTCGGCTCGCGGCGCGGCAACCACGAGGTGATGATCCGCGGCACGTTCGCCAACATCAGGCTGCGCAACCTGCTGCTCGACGACGTGTCCGGCGGCTACACCCGCGACTTCACCCAAGACGACGCGCCGCAGGCGTTCATCTACGACGCGGCGCAAAACTATGCGGTACAAGACATTCCGCTGGTAGTGCTGGGTGGCAAGGAGTACGGGTCGGGCTCGTCGCGTGACTGGGCGGCCAAGGGCACCCGGCTGCTCGGTGTGCGCGCGGTGATCGCCGAGTCCTTCGAGCGGATCCACCGGTCCAACCTGATCGGCATGGGTGTGATCCCGTTGCAGTTCCCGGACGGCAAGTCGGCCGAGGATCTGGGGCTGGACGGCACCGAGGTCTTCGACATCACCGGCATCGAGGCGCTCAACGACGGCACGACGCCGAAGACGGTGAAGGTCAAGGCAAGTAAGGATGGCAACGACGTCGAGTTCGACGCGGTGGTGCGCATCGACACCCCCGGCGAAGCCGATTACTACCGCAACGGCGGCATCCTGCAGTACGTGCTGCGCAACATGCTCAAGTCGGGCCAGAAGTCAGACTAGCGCGAGCCGGCCCAGCCAGTCGTGCCCAAGGTCAGCGAGGATCATCTGGCGGCCCGCCGCCGCCAGATCCTCGACGGCGCCCGCCGCTGCTTCGCCGAATTCGGCTACGACAAGGCCACGGTGCGCCGGCTGGAGAAGGCGATCGGGATGTCGCGCGGCGCAATCTTCCACCATTTCCGGGACAAGGACGCGCTGTTTTTCGCCCTCGCCCACGAGGACGCCGAGCGGATGGCCGATGTCGCCTCCCGCGCCGGACTGATCCAGGTGATGCGGGACATGCTGGCCGCGCCCGACCAGTTCGACTGGCTGGCCACCAGATTGGAGATCGCCCGCAAGCTGCGCAACGATCCCGCGTTCAGCCGCGGCTGGGCGGAGCGATCGGCCGAACTGGCGGCGGCGACCACCGATCGGTTGCGCCGGCAGACCGAGGCGCACCGGGTGCGCGACGACGTGCCCGGCGATGTACTGCAGTGCTATCTGGAGTTGGTGCTCGACGGCCTGGTGGCCCGGTTGGCGTCCGGCGAGGATCCGCAGCGCCTGTCCTCCGTGCTCGACCTGGTGGAAAACTCGGTGCGGCGCAGCGATTTTGGCGGTTCTCGACGCGAGAGTGGCGACACTGCGAGCAAGGGGACGTGATCCCGCAGTGACGCTATACCCGCGCGGCCTTCGC
The sequence above is drawn from the Mycobacterium marseillense genome and encodes:
- the ripA gene encoding NlpC/P60 family peptidoglycan endopeptidase RipA; this encodes MRRTRWGSSARPAARLVRPVVPSVLSLALLVCTPGLAQGDPGADSLAALIANVAKANQRLQNLSAEIQTEQESVNKALVDVETARDNVATAQHDLETSQQAVKDANAAIAGAQQRFNTFAAAAYMNGPSSSYLTASSPDDIIATEAAAKNLTASSQTVMAKLQQARTEQLNKESAARLAKQNADKAAAGAKSSQDAAVAALINSRQKFDEQREDMMRLAAERNQAQAKLEAAKREAAARQGSAGSGDRWETGAPGGAAPSAGRQWDGAWDPTLPMIPSANIPGDPIAVINQVLGISATSTQVTAGLGRNFLQQMGILKPDDTGITNASPGGVGGRIPRVYGRQASEYVIRRGMSQIGVPYSWGGGNAAGPSKGIDSGAGITGFDCSGLVLYSFAGVGIKLPHYSGSQYNLGRKIPSSQMRRGDVIFYGPGGSQHVTIYLGNGQMLEAPDIGLKVRVAPVRTSGMTPYVVRYIEY
- a CDS encoding DUF6676 family protein, with translation MTGQDFIGPLPQTVPVLPTYIPVDVDMTMIKTQVAATGVSAPPAAMPGLLEVVNQAHADGINLKIVLLDHNPPNDTPLRDISTVVGADYHDATVLTLSPSYVGSYSTQFPRVTLEAGEDIAKTGNPVVSAQHFLHELDTPEFPWTGLTIFLLIAVLAAAVGTRLLQTRGTRPATSEDTATPQDAEANTGA
- a CDS encoding aconitate hydratase; its protein translation is MTDSVNSFGARNTLEVGDKSYQIYRLDAVPNTEKLPYSLKVLAENLLRNEDGSNITKDHIEAIANWDPKAEPSIEIQYTPARVVMQDFTGVPCIVDLATMREAIGELGGDAEKVNPLAPADLVIDHSVIADLFGTADSFERNVEIEYQRNGERYQFLRWGQGAFQDFKVVPPGTGIVHQVNIEYLASVVMERDGVAYPDTCVGTDSHTTMVNGLGVLGWGVGGIEAEAAMLGQPVSMLIPRVVGFKLTGEIQAGVTATDVVLTVTEMLRKHGVVGKFVEFYGEGVAEVPLANRATLGNMSPEFGSTAAIFPVDEETISYLRFTGRKEEQLALVEAYAKEQGMWHDPKHEPEYSEYIELDLSDVVPSIAGPKRPQDRIVLSEAKSTFREQIPNYVGDQDGQQGYSKLDEVVEETFPASDPGSPTNGHADDVPEAQSAAAHANGRPSNPVTVKSDELGEFVLDHGAVVIAAVTSCTNTSNPEVMLGAALLARNAVEKGLASKPWVKTTMAPGSQVVNDYYDKAGLWPYLEKLGFYLVGYGCTTCIGNSGPLPEEISKAINDNDLSVSAVLSGNRNFEGRINPDVKMNYLASPPLVVAYALAGTMDFDFDEEPLGQDKEGNDVFLKDIWPSQQDVSDTIASAINSEMFTKNYADVFKGDERWRNLPTPSGNTFEWDSDSTYVRKPPYFEGMPAEPEPVADITGARVLALLGDSVTTDHISPASSIKPGTPAAQYLDEHGVERKDYNSFGSRRGNHEVMIRGTFANIRLRNLLLDDVSGGYTRDFTQDDAPQAFIYDAAQNYAVQDIPLVVLGGKEYGSGSSRDWAAKGTRLLGVRAVIAESFERIHRSNLIGMGVIPLQFPDGKSAEDLGLDGTEVFDITGIEALNDGTTPKTVKVKASKDGNDVEFDAVVRIDTPGEADYYRNGGILQYVLRNMLKSGQKSD
- a CDS encoding TetR/AcrR family transcriptional regulator, with protein sequence MPKVSEDHLAARRRQILDGARRCFAEFGYDKATVRRLEKAIGMSRGAIFHHFRDKDALFFALAHEDAERMADVASRAGLIQVMRDMLAAPDQFDWLATRLEIARKLRNDPAFSRGWAERSAELAAATTDRLRRQTEAHRVRDDVPGDVLQCYLELVLDGLVARLASGEDPQRLSSVLDLVENSVRRSDFGGSRRESGDTASKGT